One Lachancea thermotolerans CBS 6340 chromosome F complete sequence DNA window includes the following coding sequences:
- the PAM17 gene encoding Pam17p (similar to uniprot|P36147 Saccharomyces cerevisiae YKR065C FMP18 The authentic non-tagged protein was localized to the mitochondria) has product MLSARVIAYTRPAAKLASRNLSTVQPRFSEQSKSTDAKNEAQTNGLFTWTDFFQLRKQERRINLGSSIVTAFLSTNASWAYLSTMQIDPMQTIMGFDPLVVVSAALMASGAFGYLLGPIFGTTVFKMKQKTNLANYNKKTKDFLRHVITNRVDSSSQSFSNPVPDYYGEKIGSVAEYRQWLRDCHAFRRKAKEFL; this is encoded by the coding sequence ATGCTATCAGCGAGAGTTATCGCATACACAAGGCCGGCCGCCAAGCTCGCCTCTAGAAACCTTTCTACGGTTCAGCCACGCTTCTCTGAGCAAAGCAAAAGCACTGATGCCAAAAACGAAGCTCAAACAAATGGCCTTTTTACGTGGACGGATTTCTTTCAACTGAGAAAGCAGGAACGCAGAATCAACCTGGGATCGTCTATCGTTACAGCGTTCCTCTCTACCAATGCTTCATGGGCTTACCTTTCCACAATGCAGATCGATCCAATGCAGACTATCATGGGTTTTGACCCCCTAGTAGTTGTGTCTGCGGCACTAATGGCATCTGGTGCCTTCGGGTACCTGCTGGGCCCTATATTCGGTACtactgttttcaaaatgaaaCAGAAGACCAACCTCGCAAATTACAATAAGAAGACCAAGGATTTCCTGAGGCACGTTATAACCAACCGTGTGGATTCGTCCTCGCAGAGTTTCAGCAACCCTGTTCCAGACTACTACGGTGAAAAAATCGGCTCTGTCGCTGAGTACAGACAGTGGCTGAGAGACTGTCATGCCTTCAGAAGAAAGGCCAAGGAATTTTTGTAA
- the SNA3 gene encoding Sna3p (similar to uniprot|P14359 Saccharomyces cerevisiae YJL151C SNA3 Integral membrane protein localized to vacuolar intralumenal vesicles computational analysis of large-scale protein-protein interaction data suggests a possible role in either cell wall synthesis or protein-vacuolar targeting) yields MSEIYSFNKDDLILAVLAFFIPPLPVLIRRGLRKDFWINFLLCFFLGFPAMFHALYVIHKSSREHPLNRGDSETDLEAQAHLTAPEASKDSEQEEAREIDEVPPAYNQVPTGTPAAHAATDNKIQH; encoded by the coding sequence ATGTCAGAAATATACTCATTCAACAAAGATGACCTGATTCTCGCCgttttggccttcttcatccCACCTCTTCCTGTTCTTATCCGCCGCGGGTTGCGCAAGGACTTCTGGATTAACTTCCTATTGTGCTTCTTCCTGGGCTTCCCCGCTATGTTCCACGCACTTTATGTCATCCACAAGTCCAGCCGTGAACACCCTCTAAACCGTGGCGACAGCGAGACAGACTTGGAGGCTCAGGCGCACCTGACCGCTCCAGAAGCCTCCAAGGACTCCGAGCAGGAGGAAGCCAGAGAGATCGACGAGGTCCCTCCAGCCTATAACCAGGTTCCCACGGGAACTCCAGCGGCCCACGCAGCTACTGACAACAAGATTCAGCACTGA
- the CCP1 gene encoding cytochrome-c peroxidase (similar to uniprot|P00431 Saccharomyces cerevisiae YKR066C CCP1 Mitochondrial cytochrome-c peroxidase degrades reactive oxygen species in mitochondria involved in the response to oxidative stress): MSAFGATFTRTFNKRSLALLAGVTAAAGSAVAFQNYQSSNNGNGFGRSSKLWGTLSAGTALHVAEAQKKPEDYQKVYNAIALKLRDEDEYDNYIGYGPVLVRLAWHISGTWEKDDNSGGSFGGTYRFKKEMDDPSNKGLQNGFKFLKSIHEKFPWISHGDLFTLAGVTAIQEMQGPKIPWRAGRVDQKEDTTPDNGRLPDASRDANYVRNFFKRMNFDDREVVALLGAHALGKTHYKNSGFEGPWGAATNVFSNEYYVNLLNEKWKKVKNDEGNIQYDSDKGYMMLPTDMALVQDPKYLKIVKEYANNQDTFFNDFTKVFTKLIQNGIEFPKEIKATTFKTLDEQDI, from the coding sequence ATGTCAGCATTCGGAGCTACATTTACTAGAACATTCAACAAAAGATCGCTCGCGCTTCTCGCCGGCGTCACCGCGGCGGCGGGCTCGGCTGTCGCCTTCCAGAACTACCAATCTAGCAACAACGGCAATGGGTTCGGGCGCAGCTCTAAGCTGTGGGGAACCCTCAGCGCGGGAACCGCACTGCACGTTGcagaagctcagaagaaacCCGAAGACTACCAGAAGGTCTACAACGCAATTGCGCTGAAATTAAGGGACGAGGACGAGTACGACAACTACATCGGTTACGGGCCAGTTCTGGTTCGTCTCGCGTGGCACATCTCCGGTACCTGGGAGAAGGACGACAACTCTGGCGGGTCTTTCGGCGGAACCTACagattcaagaaagagatgGACGACCCCTCCAACAAGGGCCTTCAAAACGGgttcaagttcctgaaGTCCATCCATGAGAAGTTCCCTTGGATCTCGCACGGTGACCTGTTCACCCTGGCTGGTGTGACTGCCATCCAAGAGATGCAGGGTCCTAAGATCCCATGGAGAGCCGGCAGAGTTGACCAGAAAGAAGACACAACCCCAGACAACGGCAGACTACCCGACGCCAGCAGAGACGCCAATTACGTACGcaattttttcaagagaatGAACTTTGACGACCGCGAAGTGGTTGCTCTGCTCGGTGCACACGCTCTAGGAAAGACCCACTACAAAAACTCTGGATTCGAAGGCCCTTGGGGTGCGGCCACCAACGTATTTTCCAACGAGTACTACGTGAACCTGCTCAACGAGAAATGGAAGAAAGTTAAGAACGACGAGGGCAACATTCAGTACGACAGCGACAAGGGCTACATGATGCTTCCAACAGACATGGCCTTGGTGCAGGACCCTAAGTACTTGAAGATCGTCAAGGAATACGCCAACAACCAGGACacttttttcaatgactttACGAAGGTGTTCACCAAGCTGATCCAGAATGGTATCGAGTTCCCAAAGGAGATCAAGGCTACCACCTTCAAGACTTTGGACGAGCAAGACATCTAA
- the VPS35 gene encoding retromer subunit VPS35 (similar to uniprot|P34110 Saccharomyces cerevisiae YJL154C VPS35 Protein involved in vacuolar sorting retromer complex component) — protein sequence MSYAENIEQAISNCRQQTVLMQRCLSQGKLMDALKHTSIMLTELRSPTLSPKQYYELYILIYDSLSILSSYFVECHPKKHHLADLYELVQYAGNILPRLYLMITVGSSYLQSSDAPREEILKDMIEMCKGVQNPIRGLFLRYYLSQRTKPFFETEDPEAKRANISLIVANFIEMNKLWVRLQHQGPLREREQRTRERKELKILVGTNLVRLSQIVESDFAMYRDEILPLVLEQVVQCRDIVSQEYLLDVICQVFPDEFHLGTLSELLSTTLKLSPAAPVNEVVLTLVERLNGYIDRQEHPGPDELAKKLESLDISSESQNVFFVFWKFLNQLNEERPDLSLQEFAPIIKGILKLTLRWYPDNLSNVDVLLKFMYEKCKESGQTVPEDYDYLFQELLLANDLRHDPRFFYQVLTKCESYQKLFRVQNKGLQKFCVNEILDAITHADLRISSETELQKILGVCEVMIEVGAEKASSSLILDEDDGTDAEKWSLNADQEKLAKIAHLCYNKSIEKHTELLIACREWFQKGDKNAKYLYPAVICNIWKLIRKCQLMIKRKPQRREKMSTTIKQLFKLASRTINELYNTCEGGCLDLLYKLNLQTASLADQLELGDIAYDFFSQAFTIFEESLSDSRTQFQAIVNMAQTLQKTRSLYAESSYDTLITRCTLHGSKLLKKQDQCRAVYTCSHLWWATEISLLGEEEGVTDNFFREGKRVLECLQRSLRVADSIMDNVQSCQLMVEILNRCCYYFVHGDENSTHVGTKYINGLIELIKTNLKSLKMEANQGEDSGERFFIGTDGSYIHQSPVNSVSAVYNKPPTSKGNNLASVPIEFFQRTLQYIEDQKDVDERFKAISVGSTS from the coding sequence ATGTCGTATGCTGAGAATATCGAGCAAGCGATCTCCAACTGCAGGCAGCAGACTGTGCTTATGCAGCGCTGTCTGTCGCAGGGGAAGCTCATGGATGCTCTGAAACACACGTCAATCATGCTCACGGAGCTTAGGAGCCCCACCTTGTCTCCCAAGCAGTACTACGAGCTCTACATTCTGATTTACGACTCTTTGAGTATACTCTCCAGCTACTTCGTCGAATGCCACCCGAAGAAGCACCACCTGGCAGACCTGTACGAGTTGGTTCAGTACGCTGGTAACATTTTGCCCAGGCTGTACTTGATGATCACCGTTGGTAGCAGCTACCTCCAGTCTTCCGACGCTCCCCGGGAGGAAATCCTCAAAGACATGATTGAGATGTGCAAGGGTGTGCAGAATCCCATCAGAGGCCTGTTTCTGAGGTACTACCTCTCTCAACGAACAAAACCTTTCTTTGAGACTGAAGACCCCGAGGCTAAGAGAGCAAATATAAGCTTGATCGTTGCCAATTTTATCGAGATGAATAAACTTTGGGTTCGCCTGCAGCATCAGGGCCCCTTGCGTGAGCGCGAACAGCGTACTCGCGAACGCAAAGAGCTTAAGATTCTTGTCGGTACCAATTTGGTTAGGCTCTCGCAAATTGTTGAATCTGATTTCGCGATGTACAGGGATGAGATCTTGCCGCTGGTGCTCGAACAAGTGGTTCAGTGTAGAGATATCGTCTCGCAAGAGTATCTGCTTGACGTTATTTGTCAAGTTTTCCCTGACGAGTTTCATTTGGGTACTTTATCAGAACTTTTAAGCACTACTTTAAAGCTCAGCCCGGCTGCTCCAGTGAACGAAGTGGTCCTTACATTGGTTGAAAGACTCAACGGATACATAGACAGACAGGAACATCCGGGGCCTGATGAACTTGCTAAGAAACTTGAGTCTCTTGACATTTCCAGTGAAAGCCAGAAtgtcttttttgttttttggaAGTTTCTCAACCAGCTTAATGAGGAAAGGCCTGATTTGTCATTACAAGAGTTTGCTCCTATTATCAAAGGAATTTTGAAACTAACGTTAAGATGGTATCCCGATAATTTAAGCAACGTGGATGTCCTTTTAAAATTCATGTATGAAAAGTGCAAAGAAAGCGGCCAGACTGTACCTGAAGACTACGACTATCTGTTTCAGGAGCTGCTTTTGGCTAACGACTTGAGGCATGATCCACGCTTTTTCTACCAGGTCCTCACAAAGTGCGAATCTTACCAAAAATTATTCCGTGTCCAGAACAAGGGCCTGCAAAAGTTCTGTGTCAACGAGATTCTTGATGCGATTACTCACGCGGATCTGCGCATAAGCTCTGAAACTGAGCTCCAAAAGATTCTGGGCGTTTGCGAGGTCATGATAGAGGTTGGCGCCGAAAAGGCGAGCTCTTCCTTGATACTTGATGAGGATGACGGCACGGATGCTGAAAAATGGTCCTTGAATGCCGACCAGGAGAAACTCGCCAAAATTGCACATTTGTGCTACAATAAATCCATTGAGAAACATACCGAACTCTTAATAGCTTGTCGGGAATGGTTCCAAAAGGGAGACAAAAACGCAAAGTATCTCTACCCGGCTGTAATATGCAATATATGGAAGCTGATCCGGAAATGCCAGTTGATGATCAAAAGGAAACCACAACGCCGTGAAAAGATGAGCACCACCATCaagcagctcttcaaacttgCTTCAAGAACTATCAACGAACTTTATAACACCTGCGAGGGAGGGTGCCTTGATTTACTCTACAAGCTCAACTTGCAGACAGCCTCCCTTGCAGACCAGCTAGAGCTTGGTGACATTGCCTATGACTTTTTCTCCCAGGCCTTCACTATATTTGAAGAGTCACTAAGCGATTCGAGGACGCAATTCCAGGCTATTGTCAACATGGCACAGACATTGCAGAAAACGCGGTCTCTGTATGCAGAATCCAGCTATGATACCCTAATAACAAGATGCACTTTGCATGGAtcaaagctgctgaaaaagcagGATCAATGTAGAGCTGTCTATACGTGCTCTCACTTGTGGTGGGCCACTGAGATATCATTGCTCGGTGAAGAGGAAGGTGTTACTGATAATTTCTTTCGCGAAGGAAAGCGTGTACTGGAATGCTTGCAACGCTCGCTGAGGGTAGCGGATTCTATCATGGATAACGTTCAGAGCTGCCAGTTAATGGTGGAGATTTTGAATAGATGTTGCTACTACTTTGTTCATGGTGACGAGAACTCCACGCATGTTGGCACTAAATACATTAACGGGCTAatcgagctcatcaaaaccAACCTAAAGTCCCTCAAGATGGAAGCAAACCAGGGCGAAGATAGTGGAGAAAGGTTTTTTATTGGTACTGACGGCTCATACATTCATCAAAGCCCCGTCAACAGCGTCAGCGCGGTGTATAACAAACCGCCTACGTCGAAAGGCAACAATTTGGCTTCTGTTCCAATCGAATTCTTTCAGAGGACATTGCAATATATAGAAGATCAGAAGGACGTCGACGAGAGGTTCAAGGCGATTTCTGTTGGCTCCACGTCCTGA